The proteins below are encoded in one region of Cytophagales bacterium:
- a CDS encoding HNH endonuclease — translation MLNHKDYEEWKPLATDEVVDKQKIHISSHGRLKSFKTNEKGHILKFATVRGYKTITLRLENGGRRSFYIHKLVAAHFLPMPADDAKFVLHLDHNKENNQLDNLKWATKAEKEKHQQSNPAWRDGITRSAKLNESKVRMIKERIFDPNRKTRLKMIARQFGISEMQLYRIKSGENWGHIKVPEQENA, via the coding sequence ATGTTAAATCACAAAGATTACGAGGAGTGGAAACCTCTCGCGACGGATGAAGTCGTTGATAAGCAAAAAATCCACATCTCCAGTCATGGGAGATTGAAGAGTTTCAAGACCAACGAAAAAGGCCACATCTTGAAATTTGCGACTGTACGTGGCTACAAAACCATCACTTTAAGGTTGGAAAATGGAGGAAGGAGATCCTTCTATATCCATAAGCTAGTAGCAGCACACTTCCTGCCTATGCCTGCTGATGACGCCAAATTTGTGCTCCATTTGGATCACAATAAGGAAAACAATCAGTTGGATAACCTGAAGTGGGCAACCAAAGCCGAAAAAGAAAAGCATCAACAGAGCAATCCTGCCTGGCGAGATGGTATTACAAGAAGTGCAAAATTGAATGAGTCAAAAGTACGAATGATCAAAGAGCGCATTTTTGATCCGAATCGAAAGACCCGTTTGAAAATGATCGCGCGCCAATTCGGCATTTCAGAAATGCAATTGTACCGAATCAAGAGCGGCGAAAACTGGGGCCATATCAAAGTTCCCGAACAGGAGAACGCCTAA
- a CDS encoding HAMP domain-containing sensor histidine kinase, whose product MSLALAGLIIFQLYWIDTVIRANEERFRKDVIGALQNVSQKLERQEIQRRMQAQNLLPPLIQQNGSIEFEVTDSAGIVRDVRFSLTYTEQGYELVPGPESGPNPESIMNDPAIQEELTKVNNASNNMIGVLQDMMFSNAPMQTRMSPDQLDSLITHELGEKGIGIDYDFGVIAPYQNLFLYLEDPSKNQILAKSELRASLFPNDLNGEYKLLVVDFPEKSEFLLGKIWLTMASSGILIAAIMLCFGYAVRTIVKQKKLSEMKTDFINNMTHELKTPIATVGLAVEALQDKSIRSEDMLQDRYLGMIGEENKRLGQHVEKVLQMAAIEKKDVQMKLEFMNLHELVKAATRKMALQIENREGSLKTVLNAKDQMVKGDGVHLMNVVVNLLDNANKYSPEKPNIVVRTEKTGKNIVLSVQDHGLGMSKEAVRNIFQKFYRVPTGNVHNVKGFGLGLAYVKNVVEDHHGSIDVQSEPGKGSKFFITLPLHYGDA is encoded by the coding sequence ATGAGTCTGGCACTTGCCGGTCTAATAATTTTTCAGTTATACTGGATTGATACGGTCATTCGTGCCAATGAAGAGCGATTTCGCAAAGATGTCATCGGTGCATTGCAAAATGTATCACAAAAACTGGAACGACAAGAGATACAACGGAGAATGCAAGCGCAAAACCTGCTCCCTCCCCTAATACAACAAAACGGATCGATTGAGTTTGAAGTTACGGACAGTGCAGGCATAGTGAGAGATGTTCGCTTTTCTTTAACTTATACTGAACAGGGATATGAGTTGGTGCCTGGGCCTGAGTCCGGACCTAATCCCGAGTCAATCATGAATGATCCGGCGATCCAGGAAGAACTTACCAAAGTGAACAATGCTTCCAATAACATGATAGGGGTGTTGCAAGACATGATGTTTTCGAATGCGCCGATGCAAACCCGAATGAGTCCTGACCAATTAGATTCACTCATCACGCACGAACTTGGTGAAAAAGGCATTGGAATTGATTATGATTTTGGAGTGATAGCACCATACCAAAACCTTTTTTTATACCTGGAGGATCCCAGTAAGAATCAGATCCTGGCCAAAAGCGAATTACGAGCGAGTCTCTTTCCCAATGACCTCAATGGTGAATACAAATTACTCGTGGTGGATTTTCCGGAAAAGAGCGAGTTCCTGTTAGGTAAAATATGGTTGACCATGGCTAGCTCGGGCATATTGATCGCAGCCATCATGTTGTGTTTTGGCTATGCTGTCCGTACGATAGTGAAGCAGAAAAAATTATCTGAAATGAAAACGGATTTTATCAATAACATGACCCATGAGCTCAAGACACCTATTGCTACGGTGGGGCTGGCCGTGGAGGCTTTGCAGGATAAATCTATCCGCAGCGAAGACATGCTTCAGGACAGATACCTGGGCATGATCGGTGAAGAGAACAAGCGATTGGGCCAACACGTGGAGAAAGTGCTGCAAATGGCAGCGATCGAGAAGAAGGATGTGCAGATGAAATTGGAATTTATGAACCTGCACGAACTGGTCAAAGCGGCCACCCGAAAAATGGCTTTGCAGATCGAGAACAGAGAAGGCTCCTTAAAGACGGTACTCAACGCAAAAGATCAGATGGTTAAGGGAGATGGCGTGCATTTGATGAATGTAGTGGTCAACTTGCTGGATAATGCCAATAAATATTCTCCGGAAAAACCAAACATTGTGGTGCGAACTGAAAAAACTGGCAAGAACATTGTGCTATCGGTGCAGGATCATGGACTGGGCATGAGCAAGGAAGCCGTTCGTAATATATTCCAGAAGTTTTACCGTGTTCCTACGGGTAACGTTCACAATGTAAAAGGTTTTGGACTTGGCCTTGCTTATGTGAAAAACGTAGTAGAAGATCATCACGGCTCAATTGATGTACAAAGTGAGCCTGGAAAAGGAAGCAAATTTTTTATCACCTTACCCCTTCATTATGGAGACGCCTAA